In one window of Syngnathus typhle isolate RoL2023-S1 ecotype Sweden linkage group LG7, RoL_Styp_1.0, whole genome shotgun sequence DNA:
- the scamp2 gene encoding secretory carrier-associated membrane protein 2 produces the protein MSAFDDNPFAEPAGVNPFNDPAVTEATSSSVEPVEQYNPFPATSLASQTTPYQPAVLQPSSEPTPQATATAAQANLLRQQEELERKAAELDRREQELQSQGSSGKANNWPPLPKSFPIKPCFYQDFSEEIPSEYQRVCKMMYYLWMFNCVTLFLNMLACLAFFTTSSSYGVDFGLSILWLILFAPCSFLCWYRPVYKAFKTDSSFSFFFFFFVFFCQVVIFIIQSVGIPKWGNSGWIAAFSVINTSKAVGAIMIIVAILFTICAVMSVILLKMVHGMYRRTGASFHKAQQEFSQGIFTNKTFQNAAAGAASSAAQGAFQANN, from the exons ATGTCGGCGTTTGATGACAACCCCTTCGCCGAGCCGGCTGGCGTCAACCCTTTTAAT GACCCGGCTGTCACAGAGGCGACAAGCTCCAGTGTGGAACCTGTTGAGCAGTACAACCCTTTCCCTGCCACA AGCCTGGCTAGTCAGACCACCCCGTACCAACCGGCAGTACTGCAGCCTTCGTCCGAGCCCACCCCGCAG GCGACTGCCACGGCGGCACAGGCCAACCTGCTGAGGCAACAGGAGGAGCTGGAGAGGAAAGCTGCCGAACTGGACCGCAGAGAGCAGGAACTCCAGAGCCAAGGCTCCTCAG GTAAAGCAAACAACTGGCCGCCGCTCCCGAAGAGTTTCCCCATCAAGCCGTGTTTCTACCAAGACTTCTCCGAGGAGATCCCCAGCGAGTATCAGAGGGTGTGCAAGATGATGTACTACCTCTGGATGT TCAACTGTGTGACGCTCTTCCTCAACATGCTGGCCTGTCTGGCCTTCTTCACCACATCGTCTTCCTACGGGGTGGACTTTGGCCTCTCCATCCTCTGGCTCATCCTCTTCGCTCCCTGCTCCTTCCTCTGCTGGTACCGACCCGTCTACAAGGCCTTCAA GACCGACAGctccttcagcttcttctttttcttcttcgtcttcttctGCCAAGTggtcatcttcatcatccagTCGGTGGGCATCCCCAAGTGGGGCAACAG TGGTTGGATCGCCGCCTTCTCCGTCATCAACACGTCCAAAGCGGTGGGCGCCATCATGATCATCGTGGccatcctcttcaccatctGCGCCGTCATGTCCGTCATTCTCCTCAAGATG GTCCATGGCATGTACCGCCGGACCGGGGCCAGCTTCCACAAGGCCCAGCAGGAGTTCTCGCAGGGCATCTTCACCAACAAAACCTTCCAAAATGCCGCCGCCGGCGCAGCTTCGTCGGCAGCCCAGGGAGCTTTCCAGGCTAACAACTAG
- the mpi gene encoding mannose-6-phosphate isomerase: protein MEEVRVFPLTCAVQNYAWGKVGLDSEVAKLMLSGDPLAVIEDGKPYAELWMGAHPKGDAQIKDNRIVQTTLGQWIAHFPACLGSKVKDTFQGQLPFLFKVLSVNTALSIQAHPNRELAARLHAQFPEHYPDNNHKPEMAIALTRFQGLCGFRPVKEILGFLKSVPEFRVLVGKEAAEELRSGAGDASCTRQALKKCFTRMMNCEKKVFVDQLNMLVKRVTEQSSAGKDTASSNGELLLRLHCQYPGDIGCFSIYFLNHVLLEPNQAMFLGANEPHAYLYGDCIECMACSDNTVRAGLTPKYIDVNTLCEMLNYSPSPSAAKIFPLVQDASDPCVTVYDPPVPDFTVMRIQVPASVKQYTLAPVDSASILLVIEGDASATSPAAPSDVSLKRGSVLFVSANESVMLHVASPSGLTMFRACCLL, encoded by the exons ATGGAGGAAGTAAGAG TGTTTCCACTGACCTGTGCTGTGCAAAACTATGCATGGGGAAAAGTGGGCCTAGACAGCGAAGTGGCCAAATTGATGCTTAGCGGGGACCCGTTGGCTGTCATTGAAGATGGCAAACCTTACGCTGAG CTGTGGATGGGCGCCCACCCAAAGGGCGACGCCCAGATTAAAGACAACCGGATCGTGCAAACCACACTGGGTCAATGGATCGCCCACTTCCCTGCATGCCTGGGCTCCAAGGTCAAGGACACCTTTCAGGGCCAGCTGCCTTTCCTCTTCAAGGTCCTCTCCGTTAACACCGCCTTGTCCATACAGGCTCACCCCAACAGG GAGTTGGCTGCTCGTCTTCACGCTCAGTTTCCGGAGCACTACCCGGACAACAACCACAAACCAGAGATGGCCATCGCTCTCACACGCTTCCAGGGCCTCTGCGGCTTCAGGCCGGTGAAGGAGATCCTCGGCTTCCTCAAGT CCGTCCCGGAGTTCCGCGTTCTGGTGGGCAAGGAAGCAGCCGAGGAGCTGCGGAGCGGCGCGGGCGACGCCAGCTGCACCAGGCAGGCGCTGAAGAAGTGCTTCACCAGGATGATGAACTGTGAGAAGAAAGTGTTTGTGGATCAACTCAACATGCTGGTCAAAAGAGTCACTGAACAAA GCTCGGCGGGCAAGGACACGGCAAGCAGTAACGGCGAGCTGCTGCTCCGTCTCCACTGCCAGTACCCCGGCGACATCGGCTGCTTCTCCATCTACTTCCTCAACCACGTGCTCTTGGAACCCAACCAGGCCATGTTCCTCGGAGCTAACGAACCTCACGCTTACCTCTACGGAG ATTGCATCGAGTGCATGGCGTGCTCAGACAACACGGTGAGAGCCGGCCTGACCCCGAAGTACATCGACGTCAACACGCTGTGCGAGATGCTCAACTACAGCCCGAGCCCTTCCGCTGCCAAGATTTTCCCGCTGGTTCAGGACGCCTCGGACCCTTGCGTCACCGTCTACGACCCACCCGTGCCGGACTTCACCGTCATGAGGATACAg GTGCCAGCCTCCGTCAAGCAGTACACGCTGGCGCCCGTGGACAGCGCCAGCATCCTACTGGTTATCGAAGGTGACGCCAGCGCCACCTCACCCGCAGCACCGTCTGACGTCAGCCTGAAGCGGGGCAGCGTTTTGTTTGTGTCGGCCAACGAGAGCGTGATGCTGCACGTGGCCTCTCCATCGGGTTTGACCATGTTTCGGGCCTGCTGCCTCCTGTAG
- the plex9.2 gene encoding three prime repair exonuclease 4, whose protein sequence is METSGADGSSQQPIVFFDLETTGLGPTCELVQLAALSGGCSLNLYTVPRCRMEPGAARVTGLRVRRRRLYLHGRPVPTSALREVLLSFLAFLQRLHRPLLAGHNIRRFDCRPLTRALDETGLRAQFDASVAGYVDTLQLAREVLRDCGMRSFKQEYLVKELMGMNYNAHDAFEDVLSLQKLYYVLQPKPEMVAHYTFSLSDVKKVAAADELSRAPKGRRLLPGQRLLWQHLEQPVKNIDGSTASRHRT, encoded by the exons ATGGAGACGTCGGGGGCAGATGGCTCCTCTCAGCAGCCGATTGTGTTCTTCGATTTAGAGACAACTGGACTGG GGCCAACGTGCGAGCTGGTACAGCTGGCGGCGCTGAGCGGAGGCTGCTCTCTCAACCTCTACACAGTCCCTCGCTGTCGAATGGAACCGGGTGCCGCCAGGGTGACGGGCCTCAGGGTGCGCCGACGGCGGCTGTACCTCCACGGCCGCCCCGTGCCCACCAGCGCCCTGCGGGAGGTACTGCTGTCCTTCCTCGCCTTCCTTCAAAGGCTCCATCGCCCCCTGCTGGCGGGCCACAACATCCGCCGCTTCGACTGCCGACCTCTGACCCGAGCCCTGGACGAGACGGGCCTTCGAGCGCAGTTCGATGCGTCCGTCGCCGGCTACGTGGACACGTTGCAGTTGGCCCGGGAGGTGCTGAGGGATTGCGGCATGCGCAGCTTCAAGCAGGAGTACTTAGTGAAGGAGTTGATGGGCATGAACTACAACGCTCACGACGCTTTTGAGGACGTGCTCTCTTTGCAGAAGCTTTACTATGTGCTGCAACCCAAGCCGGAGATGGTGGCACACTACACGTTCAGTCTGAGTGACGTGAAGAAGGTCGCCGCTGCCGACGAATTGAGCAGAGCTCCCAAAGGCAGGCGCCTGCTGCCAGGACAGCGCCTTCTTTGGCAGCACCTGGAACAACCAGTCAAGAATATCGATGGGAGCACGGCATCACGCCACAGAACTTAG